A genomic region of Papaver somniferum cultivar HN1 chromosome 7, ASM357369v1, whole genome shotgun sequence contains the following coding sequences:
- the LOC113296117 gene encoding zinc finger MYM-type protein 1-like yields the protein MGAKLSRHELSTRHYTSMHKWKELEIRLHKNETIDKEIHEQIKREKEYWKQVLIRIVAVIRTLAKNNLAFRGTNDKVGVANNGNFLSFIEMIAEFDLVMQEHLRRIKNHEVYHHYLGPSIQNELIALLARHVKDKIVQKIQEAKYFSVILDCTPDISNEEQMSLVIRCVDVSTSSTKVEEYFLGFVKVDDSTGRGLFNKLEELLQNLNLDIRNVRGQGYDNGANMTGKNKGVQKRLLKKHVKGLTVKPLSDTRWESHIEAIKAIRFQAPEIRDALIELSTSADFDAKTRGTAYSILTREIDNFEIILGMVVWHRALLAVNSVSIKLQTEDMNLDDAVTKLKDLVSFFKDYRRNGFEGALEEAKILATSMNIEPIFL from the exons ATGGGTGCTAAGCTTTCACGTCATGAGTTATCTACTAGGCACTATACTTCCATGCATAAATGGAAAGAATTGGAAATTAGACTTCACAAGAATGAAACTATTGATAAGGAGATTCATGAACAAATCAAGAGGGAGAAAGAATATTGGAAACAAGTATTGATAAGAATTGTTGCTGTTATTAGAACCCTTGCTAAAAATAATTTGGCGTTCCGTGGAACAAACGACAAGGTTGGTGTAGCGAATAACGGTAATTTCTTAAGCTTTATTGAAATGATTGCCGAGTTCGATTTGGTAATGCAAGAACATCTTCGACGTATTAAAAACCATGAAGTTTATCATCATTATCTTGGTCCTTCAATCCAAAATGAATTAATCGCATTGTTGGCACGTCATGTGAAAGATAAAATTGTTCAGAAAATTCAAGAAGCAAAGTATTTTTCTGTAATACTTGATTGTACTCCGGACATAAGTAATGAAGAGCAAATGTCTCTTGTCATAAGATGTGTAGATGTGTCCACGTCTTCGACCAAAGTTGAGGAGTACTTTTTGGGATTTGTAAAGGTGGACGACTCGACGGGAAGAGGACTTTTTAATAAACTAGAAGAGCTCTTGCAGAACCTGAACCTTGATATTCGTAATGTTAGAGGGCAAGGGTACGATAATGGAGCTAATATGACCGGAAAGAATAAAGGGGTGCAAAAGAGACTACTAAAG AAACATGTAAAAGGTCTTACGGTTAAACCATTATCAGATACTCGGTGGGAGAGTCATATAGAAGCTATCAAAGCAATCCGATTTCAAGCTCCCGAAATACGAGATGCCTTAATAGAGCTGTCGACTTCGGCTGATTTTGATGCGAAGACAAGGGGTACTGCTTATTCCATATTGACACGAGAGATTGATAATTTTGAGATTATACTTGGTATGGTTGTTTGGCATAGAGCACTACTTGCGGTTAACTCAGTGAGCATTAAACTTCAAACCGAAGATATGAATCTTGATGATGCCGTTACTAAACTAAAAGatcttgtttctttctttaaggATTACAGAAGGAATGGATTTGAGGGGGCATTGGAAGAAGCTAAAATACTTGCAACATCCATGAATATAGAGCCTATTTTTTTATGA